The proteins below are encoded in one region of Triticum aestivum cultivar Chinese Spring chromosome 1B, IWGSC CS RefSeq v2.1, whole genome shotgun sequence:
- the LOC123138381 gene encoding histone deacetylase 5 isoform X3, translated as MAAAAGTARQEGAAPRVGLLYDQRMLAHAPALNTEKETPERLRAIWRKLAAEGVTSRCVGMRAKEAKEKYIASVHARKHVDLIRKISSKDSSDLKKTAKKFDSVYFSKGSSESAFLAAGSVIEVAEKVAAGELSSAIALVRPPGHHAEHSHPMGYCLFNNVAIAANYLLNERPDLGINKILIVDWDVHHGNGTQNMFYNDPRVLFFSVHRYGYGSFYPYEADASHVFIGDETGRGYNINVPWEHAKCGDADYVAAWDHVLLPVAEAFDPDIILLSAGFDAALGDDMGDCCITPNGYALLLTKLLGFAKGRIVMALEGGYNPESIANSVCACAKVLLGDKFTLNSPEMQPFESTWRVIQMVRDELKTYWPVLSSKLPENVSLRSTPSYIQPCTSSGSESDVFSTICLEIRIVKSSIFGMPALVQTCGNQDSCATSKGA; from the exons ATGGCGGCGGCCGCGGGCACagcgaggcaggagggcgcggcgCCCAGGGTGGGGCTGCTGTACGACCAGAGGATGCTGGCGCACGCGCCTGCCTTGAACACAGAAAAGGAGACCCCCGAGCGGCTACGCGCCATCTGGCGCAAGCTCGCCGCCGAGGGCGTCACCTCCAG GTGTGTGGGCATGAGGGCGAAGGAAGCCAAGGAAAAATATATAGCCTCTGTCCATGCCCGGAAGCATGTAGATCTGATAAGGAAAATCAGCTCGAAGGATAGTTCCGATCTGAAAAAGACTGCTAAGAAATTCGATTCCGTTTACTTCAGCAAAGGCTCCTCAGAGTCTGCTTTCCTTGCGGCTGGTTCTGTCATCGAG GTTGCTGAGAAGGTTGCGGCTGGTGAGCTGAGTTCTGCTATCGCTCTAGTCAGACCTCCAGGCCACCATGCCGAACATAGCCATCCCATGGGATATTGCCTCTTCAACAATGTGGCAATTGCAGCTAACTACCTGTTAAATGAAAGG CCTGACCTAGGTATCAACAAGATATTAATCGTCGATTGGGATGTTCATCATGGAAATGGCACGCAGAACATGTTTTATAATGACCCTCGTGTATTGTTCTTTTCAGTGCACAG ATATGGTTATGGAAGCTTCTACCCTTATGAAGCGGATGCATCACACGTTTTCATTGGGGATGAAACTGGTCGAGGGTACAACATTAATGTGCCCTGGGAGCATGCGAAATGCGGTGATGCAGATTATGTTGCTGCATGGGACCATGTACTCCTTCCTGTTGCAGAAGCATTTGATCCGGATATAATATTACTGTCTGCTGGGTTTGACGCAG CACTGGGTGATGATATGGGTGATTGCTGCATCACTCCAAATGGATATGCACTGCTACTAACAAAG CTGTTAGGTTTTGCAAAAGGAAGGATTGTGATGGCCCTTGAAGGAGGTTATAACCCTGAGTCCATAGCAAACTCAGTTTGTGCTTGCGCAAAAGTATTGTTGGGAGATAAATTCACACTTAACTCTCCAGAGATGCAACCATTCGAATCTACATGGAGAGTCATACAAATG GTACGCGATGAATTAAAGACATACTGGCCTGTTTTGAGCAGTAAGCTTCCGGAGAACGTATCTTTGAGGAGTACGCCCTCATATATCCAG CCATGCACTTCCTCTGGTTCTGAATCTGATGTTTTTAGTACGATATGCTTGGAGATCCGCATTGTCAAAAGTTCAATATTTGGTATGCCAGCTTTGGTTCAAACATGTGGAAACCAAGATTCTTGTGCTACATCGAAGGGG GCTTGA
- the LOC123138381 gene encoding histone deacetylase 5 isoform X5, with amino-acid sequence MAAAAGTARQEGAAPRVGLLYDQRMLAHAPALNTEKETPERLRAIWRKLAAEGVTSRCVGMRAKEAKEKYIASVHARKHVDLIRKISSKDSSDLKKTAKKFDSVYFSKGSSESAFLAAGSVIEVAEKVAAGELSSAIALVRPPGHHAEHSHPMGYCLFNNVAIAANYLLNERPDLGINKILIVDWDVHHGNGTQNMFYNDPRVLFFSVHRYGYGSFYPYEADASHVFIGDETGRGYNINVPWEHAKCGDADYVAAWDHVLLPVAEAFDPDIILLSAGFDAALGDDMGDCCITPNGYALLLTKLLGFAKGRIVMALEGGYNPESIANSVCACAKVLLGDKFTLNSPEMQPFESTWRVIQMVRDELKTYWPVLSSKLPENVSLRSTPSYIQK; translated from the exons ATGGCGGCGGCCGCGGGCACagcgaggcaggagggcgcggcgCCCAGGGTGGGGCTGCTGTACGACCAGAGGATGCTGGCGCACGCGCCTGCCTTGAACACAGAAAAGGAGACCCCCGAGCGGCTACGCGCCATCTGGCGCAAGCTCGCCGCCGAGGGCGTCACCTCCAG GTGTGTGGGCATGAGGGCGAAGGAAGCCAAGGAAAAATATATAGCCTCTGTCCATGCCCGGAAGCATGTAGATCTGATAAGGAAAATCAGCTCGAAGGATAGTTCCGATCTGAAAAAGACTGCTAAGAAATTCGATTCCGTTTACTTCAGCAAAGGCTCCTCAGAGTCTGCTTTCCTTGCGGCTGGTTCTGTCATCGAG GTTGCTGAGAAGGTTGCGGCTGGTGAGCTGAGTTCTGCTATCGCTCTAGTCAGACCTCCAGGCCACCATGCCGAACATAGCCATCCCATGGGATATTGCCTCTTCAACAATGTGGCAATTGCAGCTAACTACCTGTTAAATGAAAGG CCTGACCTAGGTATCAACAAGATATTAATCGTCGATTGGGATGTTCATCATGGAAATGGCACGCAGAACATGTTTTATAATGACCCTCGTGTATTGTTCTTTTCAGTGCACAG ATATGGTTATGGAAGCTTCTACCCTTATGAAGCGGATGCATCACACGTTTTCATTGGGGATGAAACTGGTCGAGGGTACAACATTAATGTGCCCTGGGAGCATGCGAAATGCGGTGATGCAGATTATGTTGCTGCATGGGACCATGTACTCCTTCCTGTTGCAGAAGCATTTGATCCGGATATAATATTACTGTCTGCTGGGTTTGACGCAG CACTGGGTGATGATATGGGTGATTGCTGCATCACTCCAAATGGATATGCACTGCTACTAACAAAG CTGTTAGGTTTTGCAAAAGGAAGGATTGTGATGGCCCTTGAAGGAGGTTATAACCCTGAGTCCATAGCAAACTCAGTTTGTGCTTGCGCAAAAGTATTGTTGGGAGATAAATTCACACTTAACTCTCCAGAGATGCAACCATTCGAATCTACATGGAGAGTCATACAAATG GTACGCGATGAATTAAAGACATACTGGCCTGTTTTGAGCAGTAAGCTTCCGGAGAACGTATCTTTGAGGAGTACGCCCTCATATATCCAG AAGTGA
- the LOC123138381 gene encoding histone deacetylase 5 isoform X4, whose translation MAAAAGTARQEGAAPRVGLLYDQRMLAHAPALNTEKETPERLRAIWRKLAAEGVTSRCVGMRAKEAKEKYIASVHARKHVDLIRKISSKDSSDLKKTAKKFDSVYFSKGSSESAFLAAGSVIEVAEKVAAGELSSAIALVRPPGHHAEHSHPMGYCLFNNVAIAANYLLNERPDLGINKILIVDWDVHHGNGTQNMFYNDPRVLFFSVHRYGYGSFYPYEADASHVFIGDETGRGYNINVPWEHAKCGDADYVAAWDHVLLPVAEAFDPDIILLSAGFDAALGDDMGDCCITPNGYALLLTKLLGFAKGRIVMALEGGYNPESIANSVCACAKVLLGDKFTLNSPEMQPFESTWRVIQMVRDELKTYWPVLSSKLPENVSLRSTPSYIQGYNEAP comes from the exons ATGGCGGCGGCCGCGGGCACagcgaggcaggagggcgcggcgCCCAGGGTGGGGCTGCTGTACGACCAGAGGATGCTGGCGCACGCGCCTGCCTTGAACACAGAAAAGGAGACCCCCGAGCGGCTACGCGCCATCTGGCGCAAGCTCGCCGCCGAGGGCGTCACCTCCAG GTGTGTGGGCATGAGGGCGAAGGAAGCCAAGGAAAAATATATAGCCTCTGTCCATGCCCGGAAGCATGTAGATCTGATAAGGAAAATCAGCTCGAAGGATAGTTCCGATCTGAAAAAGACTGCTAAGAAATTCGATTCCGTTTACTTCAGCAAAGGCTCCTCAGAGTCTGCTTTCCTTGCGGCTGGTTCTGTCATCGAG GTTGCTGAGAAGGTTGCGGCTGGTGAGCTGAGTTCTGCTATCGCTCTAGTCAGACCTCCAGGCCACCATGCCGAACATAGCCATCCCATGGGATATTGCCTCTTCAACAATGTGGCAATTGCAGCTAACTACCTGTTAAATGAAAGG CCTGACCTAGGTATCAACAAGATATTAATCGTCGATTGGGATGTTCATCATGGAAATGGCACGCAGAACATGTTTTATAATGACCCTCGTGTATTGTTCTTTTCAGTGCACAG ATATGGTTATGGAAGCTTCTACCCTTATGAAGCGGATGCATCACACGTTTTCATTGGGGATGAAACTGGTCGAGGGTACAACATTAATGTGCCCTGGGAGCATGCGAAATGCGGTGATGCAGATTATGTTGCTGCATGGGACCATGTACTCCTTCCTGTTGCAGAAGCATTTGATCCGGATATAATATTACTGTCTGCTGGGTTTGACGCAG CACTGGGTGATGATATGGGTGATTGCTGCATCACTCCAAATGGATATGCACTGCTACTAACAAAG CTGTTAGGTTTTGCAAAAGGAAGGATTGTGATGGCCCTTGAAGGAGGTTATAACCCTGAGTCCATAGCAAACTCAGTTTGTGCTTGCGCAAAAGTATTGTTGGGAGATAAATTCACACTTAACTCTCCAGAGATGCAACCATTCGAATCTACATGGAGAGTCATACAAATG GTACGCGATGAATTAAAGACATACTGGCCTGTTTTGAGCAGTAAGCTTCCGGAGAACGTATCTTTGAGGAGTACGCCCTCATATATCCAG GGTTATAATGAAGCACCATAA
- the LOC123138418 gene encoding B2 protein, with protein MDNLWHLGDEFRGQSKVVEDRQWSLMTSKLAEITKSKAERMNDFEYARMNTVPDVKQWDKLSYHQEDNKMDHLNLGLMNLDLKMNDLKMNEAAMKYPFRNMAYNMNPMYPKGNNGNVNSFKMNVGVNKYPNNQNGKETNGKHNGGNNNNGGNSNNNSVDKRFKTLPTSEMLPRNEVLGGYIFVCNNDTMQEDLKRQLFGLPARYRDSVRAITPGLPLFLYNYTTHQLHGVFEAASFGGSNIDPTAWEDKKCKGESRFPAQVRIRIRRLCKALEEDAFRPVLHHYDGPKFRLELSIAETLSLLDLCKTEDA; from the exons ATGGACAACTTGTGGCATCTCGGAGATGAGTTCCGTGGGCAATCAAAGGTGGTGGAGGACCGCCAATGGTCTCTCATGACATCAAAGCTTGCTGAGATCACAAAGTCAAAGGCTGAGAGGATGAATGACTTTGAGTATGCACGGATGAACACCGTCCCTGATGTCAAGCAATGGGATAAGCTATCCTACCACCAAGAAGACAACAAGATGGACCACCTCAATCTTGGCCTGATGAACCTGGATCTTAAGATGAATGATCTCAAGATGAACGAGGCTGCCATGAAGTACCCTTTCCGCAACATGGCCTATAACATGAATCCGATGTACCCCAAGGGAAACAACGGTAATGTCAATTCGTTCAAGATGAATGTTGGGGTCAACAAATATCCCAATAATCAGAATGGGAAGGAAACAAACGGCAAACACAATGGTGGTAACAACAACAATGgaggcaacagcaacaacaactctGTTGACAAGCGCTTCAAAACATTGCCAACAAGCGAGATGCTACCGAGGAATGAAGTTCTTGGTGGATACATCTTTGTCTGCAACAATGATACCATGCAGGAGGATCTCAAGAGACAGCTTTTTG GCTTGCCAGCAAGATATCGTGATTCAGTCCGAGCCATCACTCCTGGTCTACCTCTTTTCCTCTACAACTACACGACCCATCAGCTACATGGGGTGTTTGAG GCTGCCAGTTTTGGAGGATCAAACATTGATCCCACTGCTTGGGAAGATAAGAAGTGCAAAGGTGAATCCAGATTCCCAGCACAG GTGAGGATCCGCATTAGAAGGCTTTGCAAGGCCTTGGAAGAGGATGCTTTCAGGCCAGTGCTGCACCACTATGATGGTCCTAAATTCCGCCTGGAGCTCTCCATAGCAGAG ACACTGTCACTGCTAGACCTGTGCAAGACAGAAGACGCCTGA
- the LOC123138381 gene encoding histone deacetylase 5 isoform X1, translated as MAAAAGTARQEGAAPRVGLLYDQRMLAHAPALNTEKETPERLRAIWRKLAAEGVTSRCVGMRAKEAKEKYIASVHARKHVDLIRKISSKDSSDLKKTAKKFDSVYFSKGSSESAFLAAGSVIEVAEKVAAGELSSAIALVRPPGHHAEHSHPMGYCLFNNVAIAANYLLNERPDLGINKILIVDWDVHHGNGTQNMFYNDPRVLFFSVHRYGYGSFYPYEADASHVFIGDETGRGYNINVPWEHAKCGDADYVAAWDHVLLPVAEAFDPDIILLSAGFDAALGDDMGDCCITPNGYALLLTKLLGFAKGRIVMALEGGYNPESIANSVCACAKVLLGDKFTLNSPEMQPFESTWRVIQMVRDELKTYWPVLSSKLPENVSLRSTPSYIQPCTSSGSESDVFSTICLEIRIVKSSIFGMPALVQTCGNQDSCATSKGVRLEQFNDTFEENCLVKDIGEDGKIKSPGSPLIRLSEIDSASSQKTLHLEPIKDIWYSTCKTNVLLS; from the exons ATGGCGGCGGCCGCGGGCACagcgaggcaggagggcgcggcgCCCAGGGTGGGGCTGCTGTACGACCAGAGGATGCTGGCGCACGCGCCTGCCTTGAACACAGAAAAGGAGACCCCCGAGCGGCTACGCGCCATCTGGCGCAAGCTCGCCGCCGAGGGCGTCACCTCCAG GTGTGTGGGCATGAGGGCGAAGGAAGCCAAGGAAAAATATATAGCCTCTGTCCATGCCCGGAAGCATGTAGATCTGATAAGGAAAATCAGCTCGAAGGATAGTTCCGATCTGAAAAAGACTGCTAAGAAATTCGATTCCGTTTACTTCAGCAAAGGCTCCTCAGAGTCTGCTTTCCTTGCGGCTGGTTCTGTCATCGAG GTTGCTGAGAAGGTTGCGGCTGGTGAGCTGAGTTCTGCTATCGCTCTAGTCAGACCTCCAGGCCACCATGCCGAACATAGCCATCCCATGGGATATTGCCTCTTCAACAATGTGGCAATTGCAGCTAACTACCTGTTAAATGAAAGG CCTGACCTAGGTATCAACAAGATATTAATCGTCGATTGGGATGTTCATCATGGAAATGGCACGCAGAACATGTTTTATAATGACCCTCGTGTATTGTTCTTTTCAGTGCACAG ATATGGTTATGGAAGCTTCTACCCTTATGAAGCGGATGCATCACACGTTTTCATTGGGGATGAAACTGGTCGAGGGTACAACATTAATGTGCCCTGGGAGCATGCGAAATGCGGTGATGCAGATTATGTTGCTGCATGGGACCATGTACTCCTTCCTGTTGCAGAAGCATTTGATCCGGATATAATATTACTGTCTGCTGGGTTTGACGCAG CACTGGGTGATGATATGGGTGATTGCTGCATCACTCCAAATGGATATGCACTGCTACTAACAAAG CTGTTAGGTTTTGCAAAAGGAAGGATTGTGATGGCCCTTGAAGGAGGTTATAACCCTGAGTCCATAGCAAACTCAGTTTGTGCTTGCGCAAAAGTATTGTTGGGAGATAAATTCACACTTAACTCTCCAGAGATGCAACCATTCGAATCTACATGGAGAGTCATACAAATG GTACGCGATGAATTAAAGACATACTGGCCTGTTTTGAGCAGTAAGCTTCCGGAGAACGTATCTTTGAGGAGTACGCCCTCATATATCCAG CCATGCACTTCCTCTGGTTCTGAATCTGATGTTTTTAGTACGATATGCTTGGAGATCCGCATTGTCAAAAGTTCAATATTTGGTATGCCAGCTTTGGTTCAAACATGTGGAAACCAAGATTCTTGTGCTACATCGAAGGGGGTAAG GCTTGAGCAGTTCAATGACACGTTTGAAGAGAACTGTTTAGTGAAGGATATCGGCGAAGATGGAAAAATCAAGTCTCCTGGCTCTCCTTTGATTCGCTTGTCTGAAATAGACTCTGCCTCTTCACAAAAAACTCTTCATCTTGAACCTATTAAG GATATCTGGTACTCCACGTGTAAAACCAATGTACTCTTATCTTGA
- the LOC123138381 gene encoding histone deacetylase 5 isoform X2 — MAAAAGTARQEGAAPRVGLLYDQRMLAHAPALNTEKETPERLRAIWRKLAAEGVTSRCVGMRAKEAKEKYIASVHARKHVDLIRKISSKDSSDLKKTAKKFDSVYFSKGSSESAFLAAGSVIEVAEKVAAGELSSAIALVRPPGHHAEHSHPMGYCLFNNVAIAANYLLNERPDLGINKILIVDWDVHHGNGTQNMFYNDPRVLFFSVHRYGYGSFYPYEADASHVFIGDETGRGYNINVPWEHAKCGDADYVAAWDHVLLPVAEAFDPDIILLSAGFDAALGDDMGDCCITPNGYALLLTKLLGFAKGRIVMALEGGYNPESIANSVCACAKVLLGDKFTLNSPEMQPFESTWRVIQMVRDELKTYWPVLSSKLPENVSLRSTPSYIQPCTSSGSESDVFSTICLEIRIVKSSIFGMPALVQTCGNQDSCATSKGVRLEQFNDTFEENCLVKDIGEDGKIKSPGSPLIRLSEIDSASSQKTLHLEPIKK, encoded by the exons ATGGCGGCGGCCGCGGGCACagcgaggcaggagggcgcggcgCCCAGGGTGGGGCTGCTGTACGACCAGAGGATGCTGGCGCACGCGCCTGCCTTGAACACAGAAAAGGAGACCCCCGAGCGGCTACGCGCCATCTGGCGCAAGCTCGCCGCCGAGGGCGTCACCTCCAG GTGTGTGGGCATGAGGGCGAAGGAAGCCAAGGAAAAATATATAGCCTCTGTCCATGCCCGGAAGCATGTAGATCTGATAAGGAAAATCAGCTCGAAGGATAGTTCCGATCTGAAAAAGACTGCTAAGAAATTCGATTCCGTTTACTTCAGCAAAGGCTCCTCAGAGTCTGCTTTCCTTGCGGCTGGTTCTGTCATCGAG GTTGCTGAGAAGGTTGCGGCTGGTGAGCTGAGTTCTGCTATCGCTCTAGTCAGACCTCCAGGCCACCATGCCGAACATAGCCATCCCATGGGATATTGCCTCTTCAACAATGTGGCAATTGCAGCTAACTACCTGTTAAATGAAAGG CCTGACCTAGGTATCAACAAGATATTAATCGTCGATTGGGATGTTCATCATGGAAATGGCACGCAGAACATGTTTTATAATGACCCTCGTGTATTGTTCTTTTCAGTGCACAG ATATGGTTATGGAAGCTTCTACCCTTATGAAGCGGATGCATCACACGTTTTCATTGGGGATGAAACTGGTCGAGGGTACAACATTAATGTGCCCTGGGAGCATGCGAAATGCGGTGATGCAGATTATGTTGCTGCATGGGACCATGTACTCCTTCCTGTTGCAGAAGCATTTGATCCGGATATAATATTACTGTCTGCTGGGTTTGACGCAG CACTGGGTGATGATATGGGTGATTGCTGCATCACTCCAAATGGATATGCACTGCTACTAACAAAG CTGTTAGGTTTTGCAAAAGGAAGGATTGTGATGGCCCTTGAAGGAGGTTATAACCCTGAGTCCATAGCAAACTCAGTTTGTGCTTGCGCAAAAGTATTGTTGGGAGATAAATTCACACTTAACTCTCCAGAGATGCAACCATTCGAATCTACATGGAGAGTCATACAAATG GTACGCGATGAATTAAAGACATACTGGCCTGTTTTGAGCAGTAAGCTTCCGGAGAACGTATCTTTGAGGAGTACGCCCTCATATATCCAG CCATGCACTTCCTCTGGTTCTGAATCTGATGTTTTTAGTACGATATGCTTGGAGATCCGCATTGTCAAAAGTTCAATATTTGGTATGCCAGCTTTGGTTCAAACATGTGGAAACCAAGATTCTTGTGCTACATCGAAGGGGGTAAG GCTTGAGCAGTTCAATGACACGTTTGAAGAGAACTGTTTAGTGAAGGATATCGGCGAAGATGGAAAAATCAAGTCTCCTGGCTCTCCTTTGATTCGCTTGTCTGAAATAGACTCTGCCTCTTCACAAAAAACTCTTCATCTTGAACCTATTAAG AAGTGA